A single Argentina anserina chromosome 7, drPotAnse1.1, whole genome shotgun sequence DNA region contains:
- the LOC126802713 gene encoding protein NUCLEAR FUSION DEFECTIVE 4-like produces the protein MVGESRKWVILVATTWIQAFTGTNFDFSSYSSELKTVLGISQVQLNYLSVASDMGKALGWCSGVSLMYFPLWAVMFMAAFMGLFGYGLQWFVIQKMITLPYVLVFLLCLLAGCSICWFNTVCYVLCIRHFQANRALALSLTISFNGVSAALYSLIANALNPSDDNLYLLLNALLPLFTSGAALVPLLRQPPLIQPLSPEATKRDSRIFLCLNIVAVVTGLYLLLLNSLSSKISNARILLVGAIFLLILPLCLPGIAYAREWARRNMLFSFQNDDLSDFTLANPDDLELHKELIGENENGNVVNATSYGLIDKEGCLWCFGKVMEKDRLTVLGEEHSARLLVRRWDFWLYYGAYFCGGTIGLVYSNNLGQISESLGYSNMTSSLVTLYSSCSFFGRLLAAAPDFLRDKVYFARTGWLAVALVPTPIAFLLLSLSGSDEAMLRAGTGLIGISSGFVFSAAVSVTSELFGPNSAGVNHNILITNIPIGSLLYGLLAALVYDSNEGSSLIQVNMLKEATLCMGRSCYLQTFIWWGCISVIGLASSILLYLRTRAAYNRFERNRCRTESSS, from the exons ATGGTGGGAGAATCGAGGAAATGGGTGATACTTGTGGCAACGACATGGATTCAGGCGTTTACGGGCACCAACTTCGACTTCTCGTCTTACTCCTCCGAATTGAAAACGGTTCTTGGGATATCCCAGGTGCAACTCAACTACCTTTCTGTGGCTTCTGACATGGGAAAGGCCTTGGGGTGGTGTTCAGGTGTTTCCCTCATGTATTTTCCTTTGTGGGCTGTTATGTTCATGGCTGCCTTCATGGGTTTGTTTGGTTATGGCCTTCAATGGTTTGTCATTCAAAAAATGATCACCCTGCCTTATGTTCTG GTATTCCTATTGTGCTTGTTGGCAGGATGTAGCATCTGTTGGTTCAACACAGTCTGCTATGTTTTGTGCATTCGACACTTCCAAGCCAACAGGGCACTTGCATTGTCCCTAACAATTAGCTTCAATGGCGTAAGTGCAGCCCTCTACAGCCTCATTGCCAATGCGCTAAACCCCTCCGATGACAACCTGTACCTCCTCTTGAATGCACTACTTCCTCTCTTCACATCTGGTGCTGCGCTAGTGCCTCTGCTGCGTCAACCCCCTCTGATTCAGCCACTTTCTCCTGAGGCTACTAAACGTGACTCCAGGATTTTTCTTTGCCTGAACATCGTAGCAGTAGTAACTGGCCTATATCTCCTCCTCCTGAACTCACTATCCTCTAAGATATCAAATGCTCGAATTCTCTTGGTTGGTGCTATTTTCCTCCTGATCCTACCTTTGTGTCTGCCCGGCATTGCATATGCTAGGGAGTGGGCTCGTAGAAACATGCTCTTCAGCTTCCAGAATGATGATTTATCAGACTTCACTCTGGCCAACCCTGATGACCTTGAGCTCCATAAGGAACTCAttggagaaaatgaaaatggtaATGTGGTGAATGCCACTTCTTATGGGCTGATAGACAAGGAAGGTTGTTTATGGTGTTTTGGGAAGGTGATGGAAAAAGACAGGTTGACAGTGCTAGGGGAGGAACACTCTGCTCGGCTGCTGGTACGCCGCTGGGACTTTTGGCTATACTATGGTGCATACTTCTGTGGAGGAACTATTGGATTAGTCTATAGCAACAATCTTGGGCAGATTTCAGAATCACTTGGATACAGTAACATGACCAGTTCTCTTGTCACACTATATTCTTCATGCTCCTTCTTTGGTCGTTTACTGGCAGCTGCCCCGGATTTCCTTCGCGA TAAGGTATACTTCGCAAGGACTGGATGGCTTGCAGTTGCGCTGGTGCCAACACCAATTGCCTTCCTCCTGCTTAGTCTATCTGGCAGTGATGAAGCAATGTTGCGTGCCGGAACAGGCTTGATTGGGATAAGCTCTGGGTTTGTATTTTCTGCGGCTGTGTCAGTAACATCAGAGCTGTTTGGACCAAACAGCGCAGGTGTAAACCACAACATCCTCATCACCAACATTCCTATAGGTTCACTCCTCTACGGCCTACTCGCAGCTCTGGTGTATGATTCCAATGAAGGAAGCTCATTAATCCAGGTGAACATGTTAAAAGAAGCAACATTGTGCATGGGTAGGTCATGCTACTTGCAGACATTCATATGGTGGGGATGCATTTCTGTTATAGGATTAGCATCAAGCATCTTGCTATACCTACGGACGAGAGCTGCTTACAATCGGTTTGAGAGGAACAGATGTCGAACAGAGTCATCCTCTTAG